The following proteins are encoded in a genomic region of bacterium:
- a CDS encoding addiction module protein: MTTTLAIDRLSRPEKLRVMEAIWVDLTQDEVLTESPGWHKEALAETARRVKNGAEPILDWEQAKRDLRKRIR; this comes from the coding sequence ATGACAACAACCTTGGCAATTGACCGCTTATCAAGACCTGAAAAACTCCGTGTGATGGAGGCGATCTGGGTTGATCTAACTCAGGATGAGGTTTTGACTGAGTCTCCGGGCTGGCACAAGGAGGCTTTGGCTGAAACAGCTCGCCGGGTCAAAAACGGAGCAGAACCGATTCTTGACTGGGAACAGGCGAAGCGGGACCTCCGGAAGCGTATTCGATGA
- a CDS encoding type II toxin-antitoxin system RelE/ParE family toxin, whose product MSIKILASASEDLDRGRIFYSRQGEGLGEYFLDSLASDVDALALYAGIHPKVFGYYRLLSKRFPYAVYYQINRNRDVIVWRVLDLRQDPVRIQRALK is encoded by the coding sequence ATGAGCATCAAGATACTTGCTTCCGCATCCGAAGACCTTGATCGCGGAAGAATCTTCTACTCGCGGCAAGGCGAGGGGCTGGGCGAGTATTTTTTGGATTCCTTAGCTTCCGACGTTGATGCCCTTGCTCTATATGCTGGTATTCACCCCAAGGTGTTTGGCTATTACCGCCTTCTCTCGAAACGTTTCCCGTATGCCGTTTATTATCAGATCAATAGAAACCGTGATGTCATTGTGTGGCGTGTCTTGGATTTGCGTCAAGATCCAGTGCGGATACAAAGGGCATTGAAATAG